In one window of Legionella fallonii LLAP-10 DNA:
- the rlmD gene encoding 23S rRNA (uracil(1939)-C(5))-methyltransferase RlmD, with the protein MKRVKSRPDSSPHSAQIVNLSHDGKGVARINGKATFIQGALPDETVEFQYTRVKKDFDEGRLLSVISPSPLRVTPKCPHYEMCGGCSLQHLSEKEQIHFKQEQLLDLLSRFGHTQPQEVLSPLASNHWNYRNKARLSVRYVEKKQASMVGFRERNNPRYITEITQCPVLNARLDADIIPLRQLIDAMEDKHCIAQIEVAAGDEEIGLIFRNLNPLTANDELKIKQFAEQCRYKIFLQPAGPDSVYCFYPPEASEYLTYKLSDYNITFQFHPNDFTQVNANLNRLMVNRALQLMDLKSSDIVLDLFCGLGNFSLPMAQFCSKVVGVEGSKTMVDRAYMNAQANHLTNVDFYAANLDDIAEVNNLVKQSFNKVLIDPPRSGALEIVKQMDSLNPERIVYVSCNPVTLARDADILVNQKGYVLISAGVMDMFPHTAHVESIALFEKG; encoded by the coding sequence TAAAGCTACTTTTATTCAAGGAGCACTACCTGATGAAACCGTTGAGTTTCAATATACAAGGGTAAAAAAAGATTTTGATGAGGGACGCTTGTTGTCTGTTATTAGCCCATCTCCTTTGCGAGTTACTCCTAAATGTCCTCATTATGAAATGTGTGGGGGATGTTCCTTGCAACATTTAAGTGAAAAAGAGCAAATTCATTTTAAACAGGAACAGCTTTTAGACTTATTGTCTCGCTTTGGCCACACACAGCCACAAGAAGTTTTATCACCCTTGGCTAGCAATCATTGGAATTATAGAAATAAAGCTCGTTTAAGTGTGCGCTATGTAGAGAAAAAACAGGCTTCTATGGTTGGTTTTAGAGAGCGCAATAACCCTCGCTACATTACAGAGATCACCCAGTGTCCCGTTTTAAATGCTAGATTAGATGCTGATATTATCCCTTTAAGGCAATTAATTGATGCAATGGAAGATAAACATTGTATTGCACAAATTGAAGTTGCTGCTGGTGATGAGGAAATAGGACTTATTTTTAGAAATTTAAATCCGTTAACGGCCAATGACGAATTAAAAATCAAACAATTTGCCGAGCAGTGCCGGTATAAAATATTTCTTCAACCAGCGGGTCCTGATAGTGTTTATTGTTTTTATCCTCCAGAGGCAAGTGAATATTTAACTTATAAATTATCTGACTATAATATAACTTTTCAGTTTCACCCTAATGACTTTACTCAAGTCAATGCTAACCTAAATAGGCTAATGGTTAATCGCGCACTACAATTAATGGACTTAAAAAGTTCTGATATAGTGCTAGACTTATTTTGTGGGTTGGGTAATTTTTCGCTTCCTATGGCTCAATTTTGCTCTAAAGTTGTTGGCGTTGAAGGCAGCAAAACTATGGTTGATCGGGCTTACATGAATGCTCAAGCAAATCATCTGACGAATGTTGATTTCTATGCAGCCAACTTGGATGATATAGCTGAAGTTAATAATCTAGTGAAACAATCATTCAATAAAGTATTAATAGATCCGCCTAGATCGGGCGCCTTGGAAATTGTAAAGCAAATGGACTCCCTTAACCCTGAGAGGATTGTATATGTATCCTGTAATCCAGTAACATTAGCCAGGGATGCAGATATATTAGTAAATCAAAAAGGCTATGTTTTGATAAGTGCGGGTGTTATGGATATGTTCCCTCATACGGCTCATGTTGAATCAATAGCTTTATTTGAAAAAGGATAA
- the relA gene encoding GTP diphosphokinase, with translation MVRVKDTIPLSSDGSIDVGMWLHQLGSKGYLENLELIRNTCTLSQLAGLEHATETGQTCLQQGLAMADLLADLEVDQETLAAAIIFENVHYAGLSIDDVEEQLGHNIAKLVKGIEKMSAMNNFQVLNKYPQNKHQIDNIRKMLLAMVDDVRVVLIKLAERLCILRTAGHLPEETRKQIATEAMEIYAPLANRLGIGAIKWEMEDLAFRYLHPDDYKAIAKGLKAKRLERDSFVNNIVAQLNHKIQSMGAHHFAVYGRSKHIHSIYKKMQRKNVSLDEIYDATAVRVLVDTEVQCYEVLGMVHSMWKQIPVEFDDYINNPKPNGYQSLHTAVESPEGRAFEVQIRTFHMHDLAEMGVAAHWKYKEGRVQEKESHERKIEWLRDVLAWHQEMASNKGVAESITTEFLEDRVYVFTPDGDVIDMQQGVTPLDFAYHVHSDVGHRCRGAKINGAIVPLTYQLKTGDKVEVLTGKEIKPSRDWINPHLNYLKTARAKAKILHWFKMQDYDENVQDGRELLDKELKSLGIKSDKLNDVAASLHFKRLDDLYANLGRGDVKIGQIINKLAPPEISEQNLLKFVKQQQKQPEVTGSDLKVEGVGNLLTFMARCCQPVPGDEVVGYITVGRGVSIHRRDCPNIIHASEKQKQRFLQVHWGSATRENYVVDVLIKAFDRTELLKDLTSLLSNEKAHVYSLQTSSNKHENMAYINLTVEIDGLSSLSRLLTKLEQIPNVLEARRVL, from the coding sequence ATGGTCAGAGTAAAAGATACCATTCCATTATCTTCCGACGGTAGTATTGATGTAGGAATGTGGCTACATCAGCTTGGATCTAAAGGCTATCTGGAAAATCTTGAGCTCATTCGTAATACCTGTACCTTAAGTCAATTAGCTGGGCTTGAACATGCAACGGAAACAGGACAAACCTGTTTACAACAAGGTTTGGCAATGGCTGATTTGCTTGCAGATCTTGAGGTTGATCAGGAAACCTTAGCCGCTGCTATCATTTTCGAAAACGTCCATTACGCCGGCTTGTCTATCGATGATGTGGAGGAGCAATTAGGCCATAATATTGCCAAGCTAGTTAAAGGAATAGAAAAAATGAGTGCCATGAATAATTTTCAGGTGCTTAATAAATATCCACAAAATAAACATCAAATCGATAATATTAGAAAGATGTTATTGGCTATGGTGGATGATGTACGGGTCGTTTTAATCAAACTTGCCGAACGTTTGTGCATTCTGAGAACGGCTGGACATTTGCCTGAGGAAACTCGCAAACAAATTGCTACTGAAGCGATGGAAATTTATGCTCCTCTTGCTAATAGGCTGGGAATTGGGGCTATTAAATGGGAAATGGAAGATTTAGCTTTTAGATATTTACATCCTGATGATTATAAAGCTATAGCAAAAGGACTTAAAGCCAAACGATTGGAAAGGGATAGTTTTGTTAACAATATAGTTGCTCAACTCAATCATAAAATTCAATCAATGGGGGCCCATCATTTTGCTGTTTATGGGCGCTCTAAACACATTCATAGTATTTACAAAAAAATGCAGCGTAAAAATGTTTCTCTTGATGAAATATATGATGCTACTGCTGTGCGAGTATTGGTTGATACAGAAGTTCAATGTTATGAAGTATTAGGAATGGTTCATAGTATGTGGAAGCAAATTCCTGTTGAATTTGATGATTATATTAATAATCCTAAACCTAATGGTTATCAATCATTACATACAGCAGTAGAAAGTCCAGAGGGTCGGGCTTTTGAGGTACAGATTAGAACATTTCATATGCATGATTTGGCGGAAATGGGGGTCGCTGCCCATTGGAAATATAAAGAAGGTCGAGTACAAGAAAAAGAAAGCCATGAACGTAAAATTGAATGGTTGCGTGATGTATTAGCTTGGCATCAAGAAATGGCCTCGAATAAAGGGGTTGCTGAGAGCATTACGACGGAGTTTCTTGAAGATAGAGTCTATGTTTTCACTCCGGATGGGGATGTAATAGATATGCAGCAAGGAGTGACTCCTCTTGATTTTGCTTATCATGTCCATAGTGATGTGGGGCATCGATGTCGTGGTGCTAAGATCAACGGGGCTATAGTGCCTTTAACCTATCAATTAAAAACTGGTGATAAGGTTGAGGTATTAACTGGTAAAGAGATTAAACCTTCTCGTGACTGGATCAACCCCCATCTTAATTATTTAAAAACTGCTAGAGCTAAGGCTAAAATTTTGCATTGGTTTAAAATGCAAGATTATGATGAGAACGTTCAAGATGGTCGCGAATTACTAGACAAGGAATTGAAATCACTAGGCATTAAGTCGGATAAATTAAATGATGTTGCTGCATCGTTGCATTTTAAGAGATTAGACGATTTATATGCTAATTTAGGTCGAGGCGACGTTAAAATAGGGCAAATAATTAATAAACTTGCGCCTCCAGAGATCTCTGAACAAAATCTATTAAAATTTGTAAAACAGCAACAAAAACAGCCAGAAGTTACGGGTAGCGATTTAAAAGTTGAGGGGGTAGGGAATCTGCTTACTTTCATGGCAAGATGTTGCCAACCGGTTCCTGGTGATGAAGTGGTGGGTTATATTACAGTTGGCCGAGGAGTTTCCATACATAGAAGAGATTGCCCCAACATTATTCATGCTAGTGAAAAACAAAAACAGCGCTTTTTGCAAGTACATTGGGGCAGTGCGACACGAGAAAATTATGTTGTGGATGTGTTAATAAAAGCCTTTGACCGAACTGAATTATTAAAGGACCTTACCTCGTTATTATCTAATGAAAAAGCCCATGTTTATTCATTACAAACGAGCAGCAACAAGCATGAAAATATGGCCTATATTAATTTAACTGTTGAAATAGATGGATTAAGTAGTCTGTCGCGTTTGCTGACGAAGTTGGAGCAAATTCCTAATGTGCTTGAAGCACGACGTGTACTTTAG
- a CDS encoding Mth938-like domain-containing protein, with amino-acid sequence MHINLEAAERHAVQAYSDKKIQINSIIYENSLIVSPKEIITDLSINNIEDIDAHYLDLLLKFNPELIIIGHKNTGKFPPLAIISELSQHRIGIECMSVGAACRTYNVLLSEHRIVVAGFIL; translated from the coding sequence ATGCATATCAATTTAGAAGCAGCAGAACGTCATGCAGTTCAGGCCTACAGTGATAAGAAGATTCAGATTAACTCCATTATTTACGAAAATAGTTTAATAGTTTCCCCAAAAGAAATCATTACCGATTTATCAATTAATAACATTGAAGACATTGATGCTCATTATCTTGACTTATTATTAAAATTTAATCCTGAACTTATCATTATTGGTCATAAAAATACAGGTAAATTTCCTCCTTTAGCAATAATTAGTGAATTATCACAGCATCGTATAGGCATTGAGTGCATGTCTGTTGGTGCGGCATGTCGTACTTATAATGTTTTACTCAGTGAGCATCGTATTGTTGTAGCTGGATTTATTTTGTAG
- the alaC gene encoding alanine transaminase, protein MSQFPRIKRLPPYVFNTINQLKVEARARGEDIIDFGMGNPDQPTPPHIVNKLIEVAQRPDTHRYSMSKGIPRLRRAMAGWYHRNYDVHLNSETQILATIGSKEGLAHLALAISGPGDTVLVPDPAYPIHTYGFIIAGANVKQVPLIDETQFLSAVEEAITQTWPKPKALVINFPANPSTHCVEYSFFEKVVDLAKRHQIWIIHDLAYADIVFDGYKAPSILQVPGAIDVAIETYSMSKSYNMPGWRVGFACGNEELVAALTRIKSYLDYGTFTPIQVAAITALEGSDDCVKEIRELYERRRDILCDGLNEIGWTVTKPKATMFVWAPIPSHYASMGSLEFTKYLLKEAQVAVSPGIGFGQQGDTYVRFGLIENKDRMRQALRNLKALFKRDGLLKAI, encoded by the coding sequence ATGAGTCAATTTCCACGCATCAAACGCTTGCCCCCTTATGTATTTAACACCATAAATCAACTCAAAGTTGAAGCGAGAGCGCGTGGGGAAGATATCATTGATTTTGGAATGGGAAATCCTGATCAGCCAACACCCCCCCATATAGTAAATAAATTAATAGAGGTAGCTCAACGACCTGATACCCATCGATATTCTATGTCTAAAGGAATCCCTCGGCTGAGACGGGCTATGGCCGGTTGGTACCATCGTAATTATGACGTTCACTTAAATAGTGAAACCCAAATATTGGCAACTATTGGTTCAAAAGAAGGGTTGGCTCATTTAGCTTTGGCTATCAGTGGTCCTGGAGATACCGTCTTGGTTCCTGATCCAGCCTATCCTATTCATACCTATGGTTTTATTATTGCCGGAGCCAATGTAAAACAAGTTCCTTTAATCGATGAAACTCAGTTTTTATCTGCAGTTGAAGAGGCAATCACTCAAACCTGGCCCAAGCCTAAAGCTTTAGTCATTAATTTTCCGGCTAATCCCAGTACTCATTGCGTCGAGTATTCCTTTTTCGAAAAAGTTGTGGATTTGGCAAAACGTCATCAAATCTGGATTATCCACGATTTAGCCTATGCCGACATTGTTTTTGATGGCTATAAAGCTCCTTCTATATTGCAGGTTCCCGGGGCTATCGATGTTGCAATTGAAACTTATTCTATGTCCAAGTCCTACAATATGCCTGGTTGGCGTGTAGGTTTTGCCTGCGGTAATGAGGAATTGGTTGCTGCTCTTACTCGAATTAAATCTTATTTGGATTATGGAACATTCACTCCCATACAAGTAGCAGCCATTACCGCTTTAGAGGGTTCAGATGATTGCGTGAAAGAAATTAGAGAACTCTATGAGCGAAGACGCGATATTTTATGTGATGGATTAAATGAGATTGGTTGGACAGTAACAAAACCCAAAGCAACTATGTTTGTTTGGGCTCCCATCCCGTCCCATTATGCTTCTATGGGATCATTAGAGTTTACTAAGTATTTATTAAAAGAGGCTCAAGTTGCGGTATCTCCAGGAATCGGTTTTGGCCAGCAAGGAGATACTTATGTACGCTTTGGTCTCATAGAAAATAAAGATCGCATGCGCCAAGCACTAAGAAATCTAAAAGCATTATTCAAGCGAGACGGCTTGCTTAAGGCTATTTAG